Below is a window of Pseudarthrobacter equi DNA.
TCTTGGGAAAGGTGACCGCCCGCCGTCGTTTATTGTGCGTCTGGTGGTTATGCGCGCTGCAGGCCTGTGCGGGCCATGGCGTCTGCGTAGGCCGTGCGCATGTCCTGGAGGAACTCTTCCTGGCGTGCCGGGGAACCGGCGAAGGCGCGGCCGCTGAGGGAGCGCACCTTGTAGGTCTTCAGGCCGCGGCGCCACAGCAGCGGCACCTCGGTCTTCAGGAGCGCGTTGGCCAGCCTGTTGGCTTCGGTGCCGTGCGCCACGATGACCGAAGCGCGCGGGACCAGGGCGAGGAACTTGAGCAGCGGCTTGAGGCCGGCCTGGATCTGGTCCGGGGTGAACTTGCCGTTCGGTTCGCCCGGGACGTGCCAGGGGTGGACGTTCCACGGCATGACGTACTCGGGCCGCAGCCCCAGCTTCCACTGGATGCCGAGCATGCGGGTGGCAGCGTCCTGGTCACCGGCGGAGATGAAGCCGGAGCTGTCCGCCTCGCCGATGTTGGAGAACAGGCTGATGATGCGGCATTCGTCAACGTCGTGCATGGGGTCGACGTAAGGCACCACCGTGCCCGGCCTGGTGTCCTGCAGGGAATCGCACAGTTCGTTGACGGCGGCGACGTTGGGCTCGTAGCGGCGGTTCAGGAGCTGTTCGTGAAGGGATTCTGGTGCAAGGGCGGTCATATGGTGCTGGGTCTCCTGCGGGGATTGGCGGTGCTTCCGCCTGCGGAGGAGGGCGCGTGAAGGCGCAACTCGACATCGGCGGTGTGTTGGGGTGGGCCGGTCAACCCGGCCTTCCCCAGTTTAGCAAGCCCCGGGAAGCGAAACGCCGGTTGCGCGTATTCCGGTGACCGGACGCACAGCCGGGGTTTCGCCCTTCCCGTGATTCTGCGGCAGCGGGCTACCAGGGCCGCTTCGTGGCTACGGGAAAGCTGTCATGGGTTTCCCAGGTTTTGTCGAGTCCATTGACAGGTTTCAATCAGCTTGGTTGGCTGTTGTCACAGCGCGCAATGGGGGACATGGCGGCTGGACGCACTCAATGCACTCGAAAGAGGTAACGCACGTGAAGAAATCCCTGGCTACTTTTAGGACCCTAGCCGTTTCAGGGGCTTTGGCTCTGGCGGTTGTCGCCGCTCCTGCCCCGGCTATCGCTGTGGGGGAGGGCCCCAACTACGGCGGCAACGGCCAGATCACCACCTCGAAGCTGGCCACCTATGACCAGATGGTGTCGTTCCTGAAGGACCAGGACGCCAAACAGCCGGCCATGGAACTTGAGGTCATCGGCAAAACGGTCAAGGGCCGCGACATCCACCTGGTCAAGTACATCTCTGACCCGGCCAAGCCCACCATCCTCTACCTGACCCAGCAGCACGGCAACGAACAGCTCACCACAGAGGGTGCGCTGGAGTTCGTCAAGCACCTGGGCACCGGAAAATCGGCCGACATCCTCAAGGGCGTCAACATCCTGGTGGTTCCCATGCTCAACGCGGACGGCGCCATGGGTGACGTCAACTTCTCCCTGGAGGATTACATCGCCAAGGGTGACCGCAACATGACCCGCTTCAACGCCACGGGCGTGGACCTGAATCGAGACCACATTGCCAAAATCCAGCCGGAAACCCAGGCCCTGCACAACAACGTGATGCGCAAATACCGGGTGGACTACATGATCGACCTGCACCACCAGGGCACCCGGGCAGAACGCGACGGCAAACTGGTATCCGGCTCCATCCTGTACCCCACCACCCCCAACGCCGATCCCGCCGTCGTCGAACGGTCCAAGCAGCTGGGCGCCGTGGTCTTCGACAACGTCGACTCCACCGGCTGGGGCCACCTCGGCAAGTACCAGGGCGGCAGCGCCGAGACCATCAGCCGCAACGGCATCTCGGTGGAATACGGCATCGCCACCCTGCTCTTTGAGATGCGCGGCATGTCGGACCACTACCTCGACGGCTACGCGCTGGGACAGCGCAGCAACGGCTACTTGATCAAGCAGACCGTCATCACGCTGACGTCCACCGCCGCCGCCATCGCGGATGGTTCAATTGCCGACGCCGACACCTCCTTCTGGGACACCCTCGCCGAGCAGACCTCCCGCCCGGCAGGCGAGGCCGACGACGAGTAACCGCTTCAGGACGGGACGTCCCGGTTCTTTACCGCGCGTAAAGAACCGGGACGTCCCAGCGAGTGGACAAAGTGCACTATCGGCTAAACTTGGGTGGTAAGGGCCCCGGGGCCAACGCGATCGCCAATCCGCCTGCGGAACGGCGGAAGCCGGTCCACTCGGGGCATTCTCATGAACGGCGCTGAACCAGGACCGCCACGCTGTGGCGCCCGGCCGGCCCGAACGAATGGGGGAGGATCCCATGCCAGCAATTGTGATCGTAGGAGCCCAGTGGGGCGACGAAGGAAAAGGCAAGGCCACCGACCTGCTGGGCGGCCGTGTTGACTACGTCGTCAAGCCCAACGGCGGCAACAACGCCGGGCACACCGTCGTCGTAGGCGGTGAAAAGTACGAACTCAAGCTGCTTCCGGCAGGCATTCTCAGCCCCAACGCAGTCCCCATCATTGGTAACGGCTGCGTGGTCAACCTTGAGGCCCTCTTCCAGGAAATCGAAGGCCTGCAGGCACGCGGTGCGGATACGTCCAAACTGCGCGTCTCCGCAAACGCCCACCTCGTGGCGCCGTACCACCAGGTCCTGGACAAGGTCACTGAACGCTTCCTTGGCAAGCGCGCCATCGGCACCACCGGGCGCGGCATCGGCCCCGCTTACATGGACAAGGTGGCCCGCCTGGGCATCCGCGTCCAGGACGTCTTCGACGAGTCCATCCTTCGCCAGAAGGTGGAGGGCTCGCTGCACCAGAAGAACGAGGTCCTGGTCAAGATCTACAACCGCCGAAGCGTTGTGGTCGATGAGATCGTCGAATACTTCCTGTCCTTCGCCGAGCGGCTCCGCCCGCTGGTCATCGACAGCACCCTGGTCCTGAACACTGCCCTGGACGAGGGAAAGGTAGTGCTGATGGAAGGCGGCCAGGCAACGTTCCTCGACGTCGACCACGGCACGTACCCGTTCGTCACCTCCTCCAACCCCACCGCTGGCGGCGCATCTGTGGGCTCGGGCATCGGTCCCACCCGCATCTCCCGCTCCATCGGCATCATCAAGGCCTACACCACCCGCGTGGGCGCAGGCCCGTTCCCCACCGAACTGTTTGATGAGATGGGCGTTTACCTGCAGAAGACCGGCGGTGAGTTCGGCGTCAACACGGGGCGCCCCCGCCGCTGCGGCTGGTACGACGCCGTCCTGGCCCGCCACGCGTCCCGCGTCAACGGCTTCACGGACTACTTCGTCACCAAGCTGGACGTCCTCACCGGCATCGAACAGATCCCGGTGTGCGTGGCTTACGACGTTGACGGCGTCCGGCACGACGAGATGCCGATGACGCAGACCGAGTTCCACCACGCCAAGCCCATCTTCGAATACTTCGACGGCTGGACCGAGGACATCACGGGTGCCCGCACCCTGGCAGACCTGCCGGAGAACGCGCGCAACTACGTCCTGGCGCTCGAGAAGCTGTCGGGGACGCGTTTCTCCGCTATTGGCGTGGGACCGGACCGGGACCAGACCATCGTGGTGAACGACCTCATCAACGACTAATACTTGGGCCCACGCCCGCAGGGTTCCCTGGCCGAGCTTGCGAGGCTAGGGAGCGGGTGGGGACGACGGCGGCGGGCCACCTTTGCGGGTGCCCCGCCGCTTGTTCGTTTCCTTCCAAGCCCGCGGCAGCTCAATTTACACAGGGTTTACCTGCATTGCCTTGTGGGCGTTCATCCCGGACAGCCAGACTTTTGGGACAGCATTCGAGGACTGCCTGGCAAGCACGTCCACCACTTTGCGGGACAGGCGCGGCCGCGCGCCAGCCGGACCATCGGCGGAGATGCCGTCCGGAGATCCGCTCACAACCGGAAGGAAGTGCGCCATGGCGGGCAAGTTCGAAGTTTTCCTTGATCCCCAGTCGAAGTTCAGGTTCAGGCTCGTGGGAGCGGACGGGGCGGTGATGGCGGTCTCGCAGGCCTTCAACGACAAAGCGTCCGTCGTGGTGGGGATCGCCGCGGTCCGGGAGTGCGCCGGGACCGGTTTGGTGACGGACCTGTGCCCTGCCGGAGCCCAAACGCCGTCGGTGACTGTCGCCGCAGCCGCTCCCGCCACCGAACCCATCCTCGATGACCGGGCGGTGGCCAGGCTTCATGCCATCGCCACGGCCAAGGGTCTTCGCCGCCACGCCGACCCCGCACACTGGGACCGGCGCCGGAGCCGGGCGGAACTGGCCAACTGAGGTTGCTTCCACTCCGTCCCGGGCAGTGGCAGCCCACGGCCAAAAAAAACTTTCCTGAAAGAGGCGTAACCTTTCGCCGCCCGGGGACGATTACCTTTATGTAGCGCCGGCCTGGAACTTGTCCCCCATCACGTTCCAGGCCGGCTCTTTAACTCTCCGGCAGCAGGGACAGCTGCGCACGGCCGGAACCGGCAGTGCACGTGGCGGTCCGGTGCGCGGTGGTTACTGCGGGGTAAAGTAAGCGGGCAAAGGCATTCCGGCAACGGGCCTTCCTGCCCAGCCATCCCCGCACCGACCAAAGGCACCACGTCCGTGACCGATGCACTGACAGACGAGTCCCTGCGAGATCCAGATTCTGGTTCCTCAGCCTTCGGCGTCGTCTACCGGACGTATGCGTCACAGGTATTGGGCTATTTCAAAGCCCGTGGAGCCGAGGATCCGGAGGCAGCAATGCAGGAGGTCTTCCTTTCTGTTTTGCCACGCCTGAACTCAGTGAACGGCGGCAGCGCAGGCCTGCGCACGTTCATCTTCTCGGTGGCCCACGCCCGCATGGTTGACGACCACCGGCGGCAGAGCCGCACCCCGGCCAGGCTACCCTTCGAACCTGAACTGGACGGGCGGGAGAACCCGTCCGCTGAAGCGGAAGCGCTCGAACGGATGGCGCCAGGAGAAATCGTGGGGTTGCTGGAATCTTTGCAGGACGAGCAGCGGGAAGTGCTGTCACTGCGCTTGGTTGCCGGGCTCACCGTCGAACAAACAGCGGAAACCATGGGGAAGAGCGCAGGAGCTGTGAAGCAGCTGCAACGTCGCGGCATCCTCAAACTGCGCGAAGCTGCGGCAGTGAAGGAGTACCTGCGGCCATGACCACACCCGAAAGCAGGCTGCGCGAACTGGTCGATGAAGTCCTCACGGACGCAGGCCACCCGGATGACGCCGCACTTCGAAGTGCACTCGAATCGATTGGCTCCCTCGCGTCGCTTCCCGTTCCCGAGCCCTCGGGAGAACTTGCCCGGCTGCTGGCTGGCGGCGGGGACGAACTGGCCCGCCGCCGTCGCTCCAACCGTCACCGTCCCACTGTGGTGGGACTTGCAGTGATTGCCGGAATGGGGCTGGGTATTGGCGGCGTAGCCGCCACGGCCGGCAGCGCACCCGGCAGCAGTGCAGCATCCGTACAGCACTTGCTGGGGGACTGGTCGCCGGATTGGGCGATCACCCACGGCGTACCGGCAGCGCCCACGCCCGAATACCGTGGAGTGGCGGTCCCTGCAGACCAAACTCCGGATTCGGTTCCCGCAGCCAGTTCCGCCTCTGGTTCCGCCGGAACCCCGGAGGGCACCGGCATTCCCCAGGGCAAAGAACTGCGGCCGCACGGCGAAGGTTTGGCTGGTTCCGCTGGAAGACCCGAATGCGGAAGCCCGAAGCAAACCGCGGCAACTCCTGCGGGCATCTGCCCGCCCGCAGCCGAACCATCAGGACAGCCGGACGGGCCGAGCAACCACATCGGCGGGGGATCGACGCGGGGAACGGCTGCGCCCGGGAACGCGGACAAGAAGAAGGTGCCGGACGAAGGCATTCCCGGCCACGCAGTTCGCGGCCAGGACCAAGCCGATCCCGGAGCCCCAGGACGTGCACTCGAGAACAGTGCCGGGCCAGGGAAAGCGGGACCAAAACAAGCCGCTGACAGCGGACCGGGAAGGGCCGCACCGGAAAAGCCCGGCCCGGCAAGCTCCCGGCAAGGGACAGGTACAGGAGATGCCCGGGTAACCGCTGCCGGCGGCAAATAGCTGCCCATCGGCCCGGCAGTCTGCGGCCCGGGTTAGGCTGATGTCATGGGCCACACGAACGATCCTGCAGTCATTGAAAGCCTCATGCGGACCAAAGGGCGGTGGGCCATCGTCGGCCTGACCACCAACGAGTGGCGCTCCGCCTACGACGTGTCCTTGTTCATCCGGGACCAGCTGGGCATGGACATCATCCCCGTCAACCTTGCCGGCGATACCGTGCACGGCGAACCGGGGTACCGCACCCTGGCGGAGATTCCGGCGGAAAAGCAGCCCATCGACGTCGTGGATTGCTTTGTGAACTCGGAGAGGGTTGGCAAGGTCGTGGACGAGGCGATCGCCGTCGGGGCCAAGGCTGTCTGGCTTCAGCTGGGCGTCATCGATGAAGCCGCCGCGGAACGCGCCAAGGCCGCTGGCCTGGACGTTGTGATGAACTCCTGCCCGGCCCAGCAGGCCTGGAAGTTCAAAATCTGAGCCTTGCGGGAGACTAGCCCCGCTTCAGGAGGTCCGGGTAGTGCCGCTCGGTGACGTCCGGGTGCGCCCGCATCCTGCCCTTGAGCATGTTGAGCCCAAAGGACGCGAGCAGCGGGTTGCTGGGATCGTCAGTGATGCCGCGTGCGGCTGCCTTCAACTCCGGGGCCAGCGGAACGGGCTGGATAACCGAGTCCAGGCGGGGCGACCAGAAGAACGGCACCGAGTAGCGGTCCACGCCCGGGGGCGGTGCCTGCACGCGGTGGATCGTGGCGGCAAGGTACCCCTCGGTGGCTACTTCCAGCATTTCGCCGAGGTTCACCACCAGTGCTCCGGGAAGGGGCTCCACTGGAAGCCATTCGGAGGTCCCCGGCGGTTTTACTTCCAGGCCTCCAACATCGTCCTGCAGCAGGAGCGTCACGAACCCGTAGTCCGCATGGGAACCTACGCCCTGGTCACCGGCCTCTTTGACCACGCCGCCAACATAATG
It encodes the following:
- a CDS encoding YegP family protein; this translates as MAGKFEVFLDPQSKFRFRLVGADGAVMAVSQAFNDKASVVVGIAAVRECAGTGLVTDLCPAGAQTPSVTVAAAAPATEPILDDRAVARLHAIATAKGLRRHADPAHWDRRRSRAELAN
- a CDS encoding M14 family zinc carboxypeptidase produces the protein MHSKEVTHVKKSLATFRTLAVSGALALAVVAAPAPAIAVGEGPNYGGNGQITTSKLATYDQMVSFLKDQDAKQPAMELEVIGKTVKGRDIHLVKYISDPAKPTILYLTQQHGNEQLTTEGALEFVKHLGTGKSADILKGVNILVVPMLNADGAMGDVNFSLEDYIAKGDRNMTRFNATGVDLNRDHIAKIQPETQALHNNVMRKYRVDYMIDLHHQGTRAERDGKLVSGSILYPTTPNADPAVVERSKQLGAVVFDNVDSTGWGHLGKYQGGSAETISRNGISVEYGIATLLFEMRGMSDHYLDGYALGQRSNGYLIKQTVITLTSTAAAIADGSIADADTSFWDTLAEQTSRPAGEADDE
- a CDS encoding RNA polymerase sigma factor, with the protein product MTDALTDESLRDPDSGSSAFGVVYRTYASQVLGYFKARGAEDPEAAMQEVFLSVLPRLNSVNGGSAGLRTFIFSVAHARMVDDHRRQSRTPARLPFEPELDGRENPSAEAEALERMAPGEIVGLLESLQDEQREVLSLRLVAGLTVEQTAETMGKSAGAVKQLQRRGILKLREAAAVKEYLRP
- a CDS encoding adenylosuccinate synthase; this encodes MPAIVIVGAQWGDEGKGKATDLLGGRVDYVVKPNGGNNAGHTVVVGGEKYELKLLPAGILSPNAVPIIGNGCVVNLEALFQEIEGLQARGADTSKLRVSANAHLVAPYHQVLDKVTERFLGKRAIGTTGRGIGPAYMDKVARLGIRVQDVFDESILRQKVEGSLHQKNEVLVKIYNRRSVVVDEIVEYFLSFAERLRPLVIDSTLVLNTALDEGKVVLMEGGQATFLDVDHGTYPFVTSSNPTAGGASVGSGIGPTRISRSIGIIKAYTTRVGAGPFPTELFDEMGVYLQKTGGEFGVNTGRPRRCGWYDAVLARHASRVNGFTDYFVTKLDVLTGIEQIPVCVAYDVDGVRHDEMPMTQTEFHHAKPIFEYFDGWTEDITGARTLADLPENARNYVLALEKLSGTRFSAIGVGPDRDQTIVVNDLIND
- a CDS encoding uracil-DNA glycosylase family protein, whose protein sequence is MTALAPESLHEQLLNRRYEPNVAAVNELCDSLQDTRPGTVVPYVDPMHDVDECRIISLFSNIGEADSSGFISAGDQDAATRMLGIQWKLGLRPEYVMPWNVHPWHVPGEPNGKFTPDQIQAGLKPLLKFLALVPRASVIVAHGTEANRLANALLKTEVPLLWRRGLKTYKVRSLSGRAFAGSPARQEEFLQDMRTAYADAMARTGLQRA
- a CDS encoding CoA-binding protein encodes the protein MGHTNDPAVIESLMRTKGRWAIVGLTTNEWRSAYDVSLFIRDQLGMDIIPVNLAGDTVHGEPGYRTLAEIPAEKQPIDVVDCFVNSERVGKVVDEAIAVGAKAVWLQLGVIDEAAAERAKAAGLDVVMNSCPAQQAWKFKI